A genomic window from Camelina sativa cultivar DH55 chromosome 2, Cs, whole genome shotgun sequence includes:
- the LOC104725361 gene encoding protein MICRORCHIDIA 4-like has translation MVRIRRSRYTENLVPTTTTLATWKPAAGNSTVPRRESRDVIEVSSSDDEGGSELGETVDRRLGNDISGTKRARGDSVASPAKKLAVMIPDDEEGFAQVLALPATPFNVVAAPSPSPWGSCKQFWKAGDYEGTSGGDWEISAGGFDHVRVHPKFLHSNATSHKWSLGAFAELLDNALDEVQTGATYVNVDMIQNRKDGSKMVLIEDDGGGMNPEKMRHCMSLGYSAKSKLADTIGQYGNGFKTSTMRLGADVIVFSRCSGKDGKSSTQSIGLLSYTFLKSTGKEDIVVPMLDYERRGSEWCPIMRSSVSDWDKNVDTVVQWSPFANEEDLLRQFNLVKNHGTRIIIYNLWEDDQGMLELDFDTDPHDIQLRGVNRDEKNIDMASRFPNSRHFLTYKHSLRSYASILYLKITHGFRIILRGKDVEYHNIVNDMMHTEKITYRPKEGADGCTKYSNLSAVVTIGFVKDAKHHVDVQGFNVYHKNRLIKPFWRIWNAAGSDGRGVIGVLEANFVEPAHDKQGFERTTVLSRLEARLLQMQKDYWKSKCHKIGYASRQGKKSAKNTEDRESSPEYDRKGSVSSSRRTAASSFKTSTATPSFKTSTAASEKFNTRSNVNGGGKGSVKDSRDTGYKSSEKGAKLGNSSSKSNQRAKPQGARALEVVNSDDDYDPDSSPERNVTDLPEKSSELPKPQSGSPTLSQLEQENKELRERVDKKEEVFLLLQKDLRREKELRKTLEAEVEAVKKKLEETEKEQKDLIDVFSEERDRRDMEEENLRNKLEEASNTIQKLLGGKAGGRR, from the exons ATGGTTCGTATTCGTAGATCAAGATATACG GAGAATCTTGTACCAACTACGACTACTCTCGCTACTTGGAAACCCGCCGCTGGGAACAGCACCGTTCCGCGGCGAGAATCCAGAGATGTTATCGAAGTTAGTAGTAGCGACGACGAAGGAGGATCCGAGTTAGGGGAAACCGTAGACCGAAGACTCGGTAACGATATTTCTGGGACGAAGAGAGCGAGAGGTGATTCTGTAGCCTCGCCGGCGAAAAAGCTAGCGGTTATGATTCCGGATGATGAGGAAGGGTTTGCGCAGGTTTTGGCTCTCCCGGCGACTCCTTTTAACGTTGTGGCGGCGCCTTCTCCTTCGCCTTGGGGAAGTTGTAAACAATTTTGGAAAGCTGGGGATTATGAAGGAACATCGGGTGGTGATTGGGAAATTTCTGCTG GTGGCTTTGATCATGTAAGAGTACATCCTAAGTTCCTGCATTCTAATGCAACAAGTCACAAATGGTCCCTTGGAG CGTTCGCTGAGCTTTTGGACAATGCTTTGGATGAG GTTCAAACAGGAGCTACATATGTTAATGTAGACATGATCCAGAACAGGAAAGATGGAAGCAAGATGGTCTTGATTGAGG ATGATGGAGGTGGGATGAATCCTGAAAAGATGCGGCACTGCATGTCTCTAGGATATTCTGCTAAGAGCAAACTTGCAGACACCATTGGACAAT aTGGTAATGGATTCAAGACTAGTACAATGAGACTCGGAGCTGATGTCATTGTTTTCTCACGTTGCAGTGGAAAAGATGGGAAGAG CTCGACACAGAGCATTGGCCTTCTATCATATACATTTCTAAAGAGCACCGGAAAAGAGGACATAGTTGTACCCATG CTTGACTATGAAAGAAGAGGTTCTGAATGGTGTCCAATAATGAGGTCCTCGGTTAGTGATTGGGATAAAAATGTGGACACAGTGGTTCAATGGTCGCCGTTTGCTAACGAAGAAGATCTTCTTCGTCAG TTTAATCTAGTGAAGAATCATGGCACAAGGATAATCATATATAACCTCTGGGAAGATGACCAAGGAATGCTAGAACTTGATTTTGACACTGATCCACAT GATATCCAGCTTCGAGGGGTCAATCGGGATgagaaaaatattgatatgGCTTCTCGATTCCCTAACTCCAGACACTTCCTGACATACAAGCACTCACTCAGG AGTTACGCATCTATTCTCTACCTAAAGATTACGCATGGGTTCCGTATCATTCTCCGAGGAAAAGATGTTGAGTATCACAACATAGTAAATGACATGATGCATACAGAAAAAATTACTTATCGGCCAAAAGAAGGGGCTGACGGATGCACTAAGTACTCAAAT TTGTCTGCTGTTGTGACCATTGGATTTGTGAAGGATGCAAAACATCATGTGGATGTTCAAGGCTTCAATGTTTACCACAAAAATCGCCTAATAAag CCATTTTGGAGGATATGGAATGCAGCAGGAAGTGATGGTCGTGGAGTCATCG GTGTCTTGGAAGCTAATTTCGTTGAGCCTGCCCATGATAAGCAAGGGTTTGAGCGCACAACAGTTTTGTCTAGACTTGAGGCACGGCTACTTCAGATGCAGAAGGATTATTG GAAatctaaatgtcacaaaattgGATATGCTTCGAGGCAAGGCAAAAAGTCTGCTAAGAATACTGAAGACAGag AATCATCACCAGAATATGATCGTAAAGGATCTGTCTCATCCAGTAGAAGGACCGCTGCTTCGAGCTTTAAAACTTCAACTGCTACTCCAAGCTTTAAAACTTCAACCGCAGCTTCAGAAAAATTCAACACAAGATCAAATGTGAATGGAGGAGGAAAAGGATCGGTGAAAGATTCTAGAGACACCGGGTATAAATCATCAGAGAAAGGTGCTAAACTTGGAAACTCCTCTTCCAAATCTAACCAACGCGCAAAGCCTCAAGGAGCTCGTGCTTTGGAGGTCGTCAATAGTGATGATGACTATGATCCTGATTCTTCACCAGAAAGAAATGTCACTGACCTTCCTGAGAAG AGTTCCGAACTACCCAAGCCTCAGTCTGGTTCGCCTACCCTCAGTCAATTGGAGCAAGAGAATAAAGAGTTAAGAGAGAG ggtcgataaaaaagaagaagttttccTGTTACTGCAAAAGGACCTGCGACGTGAGAAAGAGCTTCGCAAAACACTTGAAGCTGAG GTTGAAGCAGTAAAGAAAAAGTTAGAAGAGACGGAGAAAGAGCAAAAGGATTTAATCGATGTTTTCTCCGAGGAAAGAGACAGACGCGACATGGAGGAAGAAAATCTCAGAAATAAGCTAGAG GAGGCGTCAAACACAATCCAGAAGTTGTTAGGTGGAAAAGCTGGAGGCAGAAGATAG
- the LOC104725377 gene encoding bidirectional sugar transporter SWEET10, with translation MAISQAVLATVFGILGNIISFFVCLAPIPTFIRIYKRKSSEGYQSVPYVISLFSAMLWLYYAMIKKDAMMLITINSFAFVVQIVYISLYFFYAPKKEKILTVKFVLFVDVFAFGLIFLLTYFLTHGNKRVQVLGYICMVFALSVFVAPLGIIRKVIKTKSAEFMPFGLSFFLTLSAIMWFFYGLLLKDKNIALPNVLGFIFGVLQMILFVIYKKPGTKVLEPSVIKLQDISEHVVDVVRLSSMVCNSQMRTLVPQDSADMEDTIDRDEKIKGDIEKIKDNKEAFLISKN, from the exons atgGCAATTTCACAAGCCGTCTTGGCTACTGTCTTTGGCATTCTAG GAAATATCATCTCCTTTTTCGTCTGCCTTGCCCCAAT acCGACGTTCATTCGTATATACAAGAGGAAATCATCTGAAGGGTATCAGTCGGTCCCTTACGTGATTTCCCTGTTCAGTGCGATGCTATGGCTGTACTACGCGATGATCAAGAAAGATGCTATGATGTTGATCACGATCAACTCCTTTGCCTTTGTCGTACAGATCGTCTACATCTCCTTATACTTCTTCTACGCTCCTAAGAAGGAAAAG ATTCTAACGGTGAAGTTCGTTCTCTTTGTGGACGTTTTCGCGTTCGGCCTAATCTTCTTGTTGACGTACTTTCTGACTCATGGCAATAAACGTGTTCAAGTTCTTGGATACATTTGTATGGTCTTTGCTCTGTCTGTTTTTGTTGCTCCCCTTGGCATCATT AGGAAAGTGATCAAAACGAAGAGTGCCGAGTTCATGCCGTTCGGTCTCTCCTTCTTCCTAACCTTATCAGCTATCATGTGGTTTTTCTACGGGCTTCTCCTTAAAGACAAGAACATTGCC cTGCCAAATGTTTTGGGTTTCATCTTTGGAGTGCTTCAGATGATACTTTTCGTGATCTACAAGAAACCTGGGACGAAAGTTCTGGAGCCGTCAGTGATCAAGCTTCAGGACATCTCTGAGCATGTCGTCGACGTTGTGAGGCTAAGTTCGATGGTTTGCAACTCACAGATGAGAACTTTGGTGCCACAGGACAGTGCAGACATGGAAGATACCATTGACCGAGACGAGAAGATCAAAGGAGACATTGAGAAGATTAAGGACAACAAAGAAGCATTTCTCATTTCTAAGAATTAA